The Streptomyces pactum genome contains a region encoding:
- a CDS encoding flavodoxin family protein, with protein sequence MNRRFLFLLGSSRPGGNTELLARRAAEQLPADTEQRWIDLTEHPLPEFEDLRHDSDHVRPTEGSAGLLLDATVAATDLVIASPLYWYSLSAPVKRYLDYWSGWLRTPGLDFKATLAGRTLWGVTALAHQEREVADPLIGSLSNSAAYMGMRFGGVLLGNGSKPGDVLNDTEALTRAKTFFAQDAPLARFPYDRTEVRPTT encoded by the coding sequence ATGAACCGCCGCTTCCTCTTCCTGCTCGGCAGCAGCCGCCCCGGCGGCAACACCGAACTGCTCGCCCGCCGTGCCGCCGAGCAACTGCCCGCGGACACCGAGCAGCGGTGGATCGACCTGACCGAACACCCGCTGCCCGAGTTCGAGGACCTGCGGCACGACAGCGACCACGTCCGCCCCACGGAGGGCAGCGCGGGCCTGCTGCTCGACGCCACCGTCGCCGCCACGGACCTCGTGATCGCCTCGCCGCTGTACTGGTACTCGCTGTCCGCCCCCGTCAAGCGCTACCTCGACTACTGGTCCGGCTGGCTGCGCACCCCCGGCCTCGACTTCAAGGCGACCCTGGCCGGCCGCACCCTGTGGGGCGTCACCGCCCTCGCGCACCAGGAGCGGGAGGTCGCCGACCCGCTGATCGGCAGCCTGAGCAACTCGGCGGCCTACATGGGCATGCGTTTCGGCGGGGTGCTGCTCGGCAACGGCAGCAAGCCCGGCGACGTCCTGAACGACACCGAGGCCCTGACCCGCGCCAAGACCTTCTTCGCGCAGGATGCACCGCTCGCCCGTTTCCCGTACGACCGCACGGAGGTCCGTCCTACGACGTGA
- a CDS encoding ABC transporter permease — translation MSRAEGPGTEVPGTEAPRAGAPWAAERAPRAGVPSAVRAPSPLWSFGLLRSELLITFRRWRTLALLGVLAAVPVLVGIAVKIETSDGASFGGGGGGGGGGGAGPAFISQISNNGLFLVFTALAATLPFFLPMAVGVVAGDAIAGEASAGTLRYLLVAPAGRTRLLLTKYATVIAFCLAATLVVAVSALAVGALLFPVGELTTISGTRITYAEGLGRALLIALVVAASLVGVAALGLFVSTLTGSGIAAMATTVGLLITVQILDQIPQLDALRPYFFSHYWLSFADLMREPVYWDDLVKNLGLQALYAAVFGSAAWARFTTKDITS, via the coding sequence ATGTCGCGGGCTGAGGGGCCGGGGACTGAGGTGCCGGGGACTGAGGCGCCGCGGGCCGGGGCGCCGTGGGCGGCGGAGCGGGCGCCGCGGGCCGGGGTGCCGAGCGCGGTGCGCGCCCCGAGCCCGCTGTGGTCCTTCGGGCTGCTCCGCAGCGAACTGCTGATCACCTTCCGGCGCTGGCGCACCCTCGCCCTCCTGGGCGTGCTGGCCGCCGTGCCGGTCCTGGTGGGGATCGCCGTGAAGATCGAGACGAGCGACGGGGCGTCGTTCGGTGGCGGTGGCGGTGGCGGAGGTGGCGGCGGCGCGGGCCCGGCGTTCATCTCGCAGATCAGCAACAACGGCCTGTTCCTGGTCTTCACCGCGCTCGCCGCGACCCTCCCGTTCTTCCTGCCGATGGCCGTCGGTGTCGTCGCGGGCGACGCGATCGCGGGCGAGGCGAGCGCGGGCACCCTGCGCTACCTCCTGGTCGCCCCGGCCGGCCGCACCCGCCTGCTGCTCACCAAGTACGCCACGGTGATCGCGTTCTGCCTCGCCGCCACGCTGGTGGTCGCGGTCTCGGCGCTCGCTGTCGGAGCGCTGTTGTTCCCGGTCGGCGAACTGACCACCATCTCCGGCACCCGGATCACCTACGCCGAGGGCCTGGGCCGCGCCCTGCTGATCGCCCTGGTCGTGGCCGCCTCTCTCGTCGGCGTCGCGGCCCTCGGCCTGTTCGTCTCGACCCTGACCGGCAGCGGCATCGCGGCGATGGCGACCACGGTCGGGCTGCTGATCACCGTCCAGATCCTCGACCAGATCCCGCAGCTCGACGCGCTCCGGCCGTACTTCTTCTCGCACTACTGGCTGTCCTTCGCCGACCTGATGCGCGAACCGGTCTACTGGGACGACCTGGTGAAGAACCTGGGCCTCCAGGCCCTCTACGCGGCGGTGTTCGGCTCGGCGGCCTGGGCGCGGTTCACGACGAAGGACATCACGTCGTAG